The DNA sequence GAAAGATTATCCCCTCGCGTGGTCTTCGCCAAGGGGACCCCCTTTCTCCCTACCTCTTTATTTGGGCGGCGGACATATTATCTAGGCTTCTGGAAGATGCCCAAGCTAAGAAATCTATTAGTGGCATCAGGCTGAGTAGGGGAGGCCCTTTGATATCTCATATTTTCTTCGCTGATGACCTCATTCTGGTTGGTAAAGCCAATCTTGAGGAGGCCAAAGGATACTGGGATTGTCTTGAGAAGTTTTGCTCCTGGTCTGGTCAGAAGGTGAATAAAATGAAGACTTCCATTTTCTTGAGTAAGAATACCCCCAATAACATGAAGCAAGGGATCAAGGCTATGCTGGGTATTGGATCTCCGGAAGGAAATGTCAGGTATTTAGGCCTCCCTCTTTTCAGATCGAGACAAAAGGATGCTGATTTTAACTTCATACTAGATAACCTGACTTCAAAATTACACGGTTGGAAAGCTAAGACTCTTTCAAAAGCGGGAAGAGCGACGCTTATCAAATCCGTAGGCCTTTCTCTACCTATGTATGCAATGCAAACTACTAAGCTTTCCAACCGTCTAGCTACGAAGATTGACAGTTTGGTCCGTGACTTCTGGTGGGGCTCTGAGAAGGGTAATCATGGGCTATACCTGAAAGCTTGGGACAAACTGTGCCTCCCCAAGTCTTTAGGGGGGCTGGGGTTCCGGAAATCAAAAGAAATGAACCAGGCTTTCCTGGCTAAATGGGGGTGGAACCTTCTGACAGGAAACCAATCCTTATGTTGTCGGATTTTGGAAGCCAAATATCTTAAGGGCCGACACTTTTTGGACTGTAAGCCGAAAGCTTCGGACTCGTGGTTTTGGAAGAATGTGACTAAAGCAAGATCTATTATTCGCAAAGGGGCCTGTAAGCGAATAAAGGATGGCAAGGATACTAAGGTTTGGCATGACCCTTGGATAGGCCATTTGAAAGGCTTTTTACCCCGGCCAAGAGGCCCCTTACTGAAGGAGGATTTAAGAGTCGCTGATCTCCTGCTACCGGATGGGGGTTGGGATATCCAAAAGCTTAACAGCTTATTTGATAATGAGATTATTTCGGCTATCTTGAAAGAAGGTAGTCCTTCAGGCATAGGAGAGAACAATTGGTGCTGGACCTTAGAATCTAATGGCTACTTTTCTAGCAAATCAGTCTATAGGGCCCAAGCTGCAGATCGCGCGAGTTCTTGTGAGGTTGCCCCAGCCTTATGGAACAAACTGTGGAATAGTAAAATCCCTGAGCGGCTCAAGGTTCTTTGGTGGTGTATCCTCTCTAAGGCTCTCCCTGTCCGTGAGATCATAGCAAGAAAATTTCCTATTGAGGATGACAGATGCCCGTTGTGTGGAGCAACAATCGAAACCATGGAGCATCTTTTCCTGTCTTGTGACTTTGCCTCCCGTTTATGGAGGTCAACCCCTTGGGGTATCTATTAGAATGTGGGATTGGGTCAAGTTTTTATGGGACCTAAAAAGCAAAGGCGTTAATGCTGACGAGGCTTTCCTGTATGCTTCAATAATAATTGATAAGATTTGGCAAACGCGGAATGATAAGGTACACAACAATAGCTCTGTTGATATTTTTAAATGCATTGACTCTATCCgtttttcctttgcagatcaccAAGCTTACTTACTCCCTTGCCCCAAGTTGTGACCGTCCGATGTTTGGTGTCCTCCCCCTCAGGATTGGTTGAAGTTGAACTGTGACATCAGAGTAGGAATGGATAGCATGTGTGCAGCTGTGGTTGCAAGGGATCATGTTGGCAAGGTGATCGAGGTGACTACTTCTAAGTTGGAGTTTGCTGATGCTCTCTGCGGGGAAGCTGCGGCGTGCTGCTTGGCCTTAGAGGCGGCTAGGACTCTTGGTTTCCATTATATTATTGTTGAGAGTGATTCGAGGGTAGTGATCAACGCCCTCAATGGGAAAGATTCCCCTTGGGAGCTTGAGAACTACGTCTCCTTTTGTAATAGAATTGCTCCCTCCTTTATCGGTTGTAGTTATGAACATGTGAGTAGACTTTGTAATTTTGCGGCCCATAATGTGGCCAAGTGGGCTTTTTCCCTTCAGAGGTTTGGTACTTTGCTGCCGACCTCCTTGCCCGACTATATTTTCTGTAATGACCGACAGGTCTAACTGTTTTATGCTTATATATTGCacgcttttcttcaaaaaaaaaaaaaaaagtgatctagttatttttcttctctttcaagtttttttttttttttgacagaaagtttaaatataatataatttctttataaaataaaaatatgatttatgttataaatattaataattatgtggatgtccaaatcttttatttattaccattaattgtaatcaacattcatctttttcttagtttcccttttccttagtttcttaatatctcactcttgtatttgtataaataggggttcaccccattggaataaacaactcagaaattctcattcactttctctttctctcttcatcttcttcttctttcttctcatctactttatattattttatattattttatattatttcataacacgttatcagcacgagtctctgcccaagcttcaagcatgaatctctgcctaagacccaatgtaagtattttgttaaagttcttgaattatttcaaagtcacgatacactaaatatatatttatatatatactcatctgactgaaacaatttcaagaatcatttggtttcctttttcttttttatctatatatctatatattatatatgtatgtatatgtttttatatatttattattaatttcatatatatatattatgttcttaccattcataatatttacaatatatgtgtgcctatgatatgatagagaaaatctatataaattatacatatatccaaaagattatgtattatcgataaaatattgcatatatcctaaagattatgcatcatcgataaaatattgcatatatcctaaagattatgcatcatcgataaaatattgcatatatcctgaagattatgcatcatcgataaaatattgcatatatcctgaagattatgcatcatcgataaaaaaaaattgtatatatcctgaagattatgcatcctcgataaaatattgcatatatcttgatgattatgcgtcctcaataaaatcttgcatatattctgaagattatgcaaacgtaatattcattatatagttgatggatatataatgaaagagatgaatacatatttatatatatgttcttgtattctttgaggacaatgaaaagtaatctaatatcgatatagattttgacaaacatttcctgaagtaaatgttttatatttgtcaaaaaaaaatgattgtatttatgtaaatacaactaaagaatcattaaaaatgattattattgatgcaattttatagtgggttttgaatacctaaaaagaatgttaagaaaattgcattgaaacatcaaagtataagaataacaatgagcatgactaatgttatttaaatacatgagacatgtatttattgttcatcattccctgcagagaatgatacgaattgaattcaattacttttaaaggttactcgtattagtcatgttattatacattgttattacttgcaatgttggaaattattgaatctgacatatattaaagattaaattttgcatacatcttggagactatgtaaaaattgcattcatatattctttgaaatattgttaaagaaattgctgagtaatttctttttatatatgaacaagtaataaatttttaagaaatttataataatgttctacttgttcaacgtcattccccgaagtgaatgtaatgattttaaataatcaatgacattgtttgctactcaaatatttccagaagaaattggaaacaaccaaaagatgaactaccacacacaatcaaagtgcataaaatctatatatcatgtgtggaattgaataatagtagtcgcgtacctgtagtacggacacacttataatcaagataaaagtatacttgattatttaatagaatgtgaattgtacaaacttattgtacatttagaatatttaaatatcattacctaaagagaatgaataggcatgaaattctatttcaaagaatatagatttcacatatattggtaatgccagaagcaaattaatatatacatattttattatttcttaaaatcaatagtttcaaactattgttggtacagaatatgtatatatagttactatttaattcagtttgcatattcccaaaagtggatatataatttactaatattcgTTAGTGatttaatataatcaaagtgataaagaatcacaaaatgattatttgaaaagcttcctgaagaagtcttacatacaattgctacttggagtagtaaaatatatttgtacgtacctgatgtataacttttatctagttatgaaagtaataagaaataGCTTAttgtatgtactggttgtacatttaaatatataatataccaagtcatgataattagactgatgaatagtctattaataaattagacgacttgttaaaaagataccaggaaaaatgaatgatatattatggttatatctatttaaccattacaataacatgatgaagttgtcatgtatctttaaattatacacatcattgaattgatgatagtgattcctgaagaaatataaagtttgataaacataatagtgactcctgaagagtgtatatgttttggagaataatataattatattattcgtgtatataaaaatgaaacttgtaatgattatgttgtaatgaatttacattaccttttgaaagtttcattgaaatacaaattatagtgaacttgaagttcatgaattgaattttttgacatgatcaatcatatgcaataaattgtcaaagaatttgactaaattttgttgaagaaccagaagattcttctcattgttaatttataaggctcaaaagaagaatgtgcatatatttgcacatagaaaatatttaaattatatttctttaacagtcTTAAGccattattagatttttattgcatagtttcttatcgatgtgataagattatatgatcatgcatttacaaaatgtgtaatttatgtatttctaattatacacgtatgactcattcttagaaatgaattaagttcataagtattgaacttgaaactgaagttattgaacctgaagttcaatgtcatataatatatatgagtttaaatagatattgattcattgtgatatattgaaatccctacaggtgtattaatattattagatatcacaatttcttaaaattctctcgatcagggggagagaagcagttgggatcgatgataatttttgaaaaatgatccttgcacaaagttataagaacgatatagttcaaaatgatatataccaactgcaaatcaatattactcaaagttgagatagaatgagttgaaaacgcctgaagcgtaaatgaacaatatagaaattattagtaaatgttcatttgatttgccctgaagttgttaaatctagaggtactcatggagataccttaatgttataaagcattaaaatgataaccgtgatgaaaacggtactcgaaaagactcccaagagaagttagacataacacatttgatcataattgaatccctgaagtgattctatataggtacctataaatgataaacatatttgaaaaatatgtaatttaaagagatctctataagttatgtcaatatgggaggaaattatcatttattaaaaattttgtcgacaataaatattgaatgtttgcatatgcaataaactaacatgagatagcaaggatcatggtattagatttgtcgagaatcatcgacatacattttgatttttggccaaaatattatgacgcaatccaggcaaatttactcacataaagtgaagtaagacctgtagggtgtgcaaataaatatttctaatgagaaatttgcatatatgtatttgtacataatgaattgttgtacaaagtttgcatagacatgagattgattgaagtaaggcttaaatattgagaaaatataatcatgatttgattatagcctggaatatattttatgaggatttataagcgtcacataaatgttgcaacaaaaggttatttatttggagctcctaatatagtgagaatgtgaaataagccttatctaaaaattctagaagaatttaatacatgtcttaagtgatataaattcaaagtcgcgcgcactatatgacaaagatctttgtatgaaataaagacatgtaagtaaattattatttgaaaaatacctatggttgtctatgcaatataaatacgtaaattatacgttgtgatagactctttaagagtttttgattaattgaagaacaaacttttatttcttttgtatttcgagaaatattaatgtataaagtttgttcattagtattgaagtcctgaagtacttcatatgtattaagaattatagatatatgatcatttgatatggaaattaagatcataaaacaagatggaataaatatatggtcttggagtaccatcattgtcacaaatgaaaatttgtagtaccattaatgtgttatgttcatatctacttaaaattttaaattttcgtatgaacaaagttgtgtacacacatgaatgatacaattagttggataaagactaatgttccacgaacccctcatctataatttagaagtccatgcatactctggaagagttataaaaaaatatatgatcaaagattgtatatggtgatattttaaaagtgataacaataatcttatgagatctattatcaccaaaagaattatggatcatatgtgcatgagggggagacatattcatgttgcactctttttcccttagcttaggttttgtcccaatgggttttcctggcaaggtttttaacgaggcaacttgcaaataattatgaatatgaaatatatattgtactcttttccctagctcagattttatcccactgggtttttctggcaaggtttttaacgaggcaactataaatcatgttaacatacttgcattttatgaagcaagtagagaatgtgtgtgagtgagaacattgacatagcatattcgggaaacatatggattgcactcaataaagaagtatctacccaagcaattctctatggataatactgcttgcatcgttcaactaaaaggaggtacattgaaggagatagagttagaacacatttcacgaaattcttctttatacgcttcaagaaaatgcatattggtgttcagcatattcaatcaagtgtcaatcttacaaacttattcacaaagttattaccaacatcaacatttgagaagacggcagacaagatcgaaattcgtcgattagaagatctccacaaatgcctaaataagggggagggagttagtttacactatactctttttcctttgaccaagttttcagcaagatttttaataaggcagctattatggacatccaagggggagtgttataaatattaataattatgtgaatgtccaaatcttttatttattaccattaattgtaatcaacattcatctttttcttagtttcccttttccttagtttcttaatatctcactcttgtatttgtataaataggggttcaccccattggaataaacaactcagaaattctcattcactttctctttctctcttcatcttcttcttctttcttctcatctactttatattattttatattattttatattatttcataacaatttaaaaatattggtCGATTTAATTCAgcggtttaattttatttttaaccgatccaatatataaatttgacgagttatatttttatgaagtTTTTCAACTGTTTAGTTAGAACAGCTTATTCGAGTTAACAGTTTACGaaaatttatatactaaatCAAACCAAACAAATCCTAAATATTCTtcacataaaaataaacttgaGAAATAATAAGTACAAAAGCAACCCAAAAATAAACCACACGTTATTCCCCATATTAACCCTGCATTCCCTACTTTCTTTCTCTTTGTCTTTACAAAAAGTCAAAGGGATGGCAAAGTGGGACCCAATGCTTCCATTTAGGTTCTTACAAATGTCATCGTCACACAACACACTCAGAAAGAGTTGAGGATTTTACATCATTATTGTACATTCTACATTTTTATTTGGTacattttttaaatgaaaaatgcaataaatatattttgttgagCAAATAACAAGTCTCaatctttctttcaaaaaaaaaaataaataacaagtcTCAATCTGAGTCTTTGCTttcatatttcattttttttcttctttctgtgGATTGTAGTAAAATTTGTGTTAGAGAGAAAAGCCGGCAAATGCTTATGCCATTGGAGGTGGTTTTGGATGGTTTTTGGTGGCTTTTTTCAGTACCTAAATAGAAAGATTATAGCTCCATCCATGTCTTTGGCTGCCTCCGACGACATTTTCCTTTCCACTTCACTCGCAAGCTATCTTGAtagtactctctctctctctctctctctctctctctctctctctctctctctctctctctctctctccagtTATTTGCCCATGTTATTGATCTGTGTGTTAGATGAGAGGTTTAGAACTACAAACAATGCAAAAgggtattttttttcaaaaacagaAACTAAAAGTAATacgttttaattaattaatttttttggtaCAATTGCTTTAAGGATGGTTTATTTAGATGTTAGATTTAAAATGAACTAGTTAAACCAATTAAGGGATAGGATGAAGCTATGCCACTTGTTGGTTGATTATTACAAAATCTTTGATTTGGTGTTTCTGAACTGATTTGAGTGTCAAAATTTGAGTCTTTTGTTTTTTACGTTGCCCAGTTGTGGAAATGGATTTAGGAGAATGGGAATGGAGTTAGTGGCAGGGCTTTTTTGGTGTTTGCATTTTGTTTTTGGGGCCTCAAATACAAACACCAAAACAATCAAAATGACAACATTAGAAGAGTACCTAGAGTTGTATGTGAACAGTGAACTAGTAGATCTTAGTGTTTTAGTTTTGCTTTATGACAATACTGTTCTACTTCTTGCAGAGAAACTTCTTGTGTTGTTGAGAGATGGGAGAAAGCTTTTGGGTTTACTGAGATCTTTTGATCAGTTTGGTAATGTATTCATCCCACATTGTCATGCTTTCTTTTGTTATTCTTTACTTATTTgctgattttgcagttttcttctTCATGGACAGCTAATGTAATTCTTGAAGGTGCTTGTGAACGAGCTATTGTGGGTGATATTTACTGTGATATCCCATTAGGTCTATATGTAATTCGAGGTGAAAATGTGGTGTTGATTGGAGAGCTGGTATGGGCAATTTATCTTTctttcttacttttttttaatcagttttagAAACTTTTAAACCTTGTCAATAGTTAAGTTAGTATCCTATTCACAGGACTTGGATAGGGAGGAGCTTCCTCCACATATGACTCAGGTCTCAGAAGAAGAGATAAAAAGGGTAAGATTCACTGTACATTTAAGCTTGAATGTCCCATTGATATTCATGGAATGTGCTCTTTTAGAATATGAGCAGTCTTTCTTGCTACTTTTGTTTTCAAACTCTTAAGTGCAATATTTTGTTTCTCCTCAATCAGGCTCAGAAAGTAGAAAAGGATGCTAGTGATCTTAAGGGTACCATGAGAAAGAGAATGGAGTttcttgattttgattaattctATTATGGGTAACTATTGTATTTTTCATACATGGGTGAAATGGTCAGTGAGAGTCTGAGACTAAGCAGATCAATTTCACTTCAAGAGGAGGGGTTTCAGAACAAAGCTGCAACAGCATTGGGGACTCGATTTACAGATGATGGGGAAAAGTATGCAAATTTTGTACCTCTTGGAGGCAATTTGTGGTGTCTATTTCCTCTATTGCATGTTATTTTTTACTTGATACATGCCATTCATGTAATTGGGTCTAAATGCTctgttttatttctttttctttctgtttgtattgtttgaatTGTCCAGCTTACCTTGATGGGGTTGTGGGATGGTTTTATTTCTGGCACTCAACCCAGAGTTGTTATGGGAACTTAAATTTTACTACTATGTAGCCAGATCTTTTACGCCAGACTCAGATACCAACCCATTTATGTTTTGTGATCTGGGTTTTATTTCCACGGAGATGACAAGCTTCTGAAATGGATGGTTCCCTCTTTGGGTTTAGAATTGTTTTCGTTTGCAAGTTATGAACTGCCCTCGTCTCCTAATTAAAGTACAGTAAACAAATATATTAACTTCAAGTAATGATTGTCACCAAGGAATGCAACGCATCAAACTCTAATACAACTTTCTTAACATTTCAATCAATAATTCACTTGTCACAACAATTGAGCAATATGTatattgtatattttatatTGGTACAATAGTTCAGATAGGTTTTATTCCTCTTGGGACATACCACCAAGGAAGCATAGCGTAGCATCACCCAATGCAACCCAACAAAGAGAGGTGCTGGTGCATTCTTCAATGAAGAAAAACTTCAGCTCATTCAGGAAAGGTAAGCAAAGAAATGAGAGGCTCACTCTTGGGAAAGCGCGCCACAAGCTCGGAACGTTTGGCTAGCTCAAAATCATCAAACTGGAAGGCAGGTGCGCAGGTGCAGCCCACGAGAGAGTAGTGGCTCTCCCCATCTCTTGTAGCAGCTTTGAGCAGAGTTCCATCTGTACCAATGCTAAAGTCTTTAGTTGGAAATGCACCAAACCACACATTAGGAGGCACTGTACACTGAGGTTGCTGATTATCTCCAATCAAATCTGGTCCAAGGCAAGTTAATTTGACCTCTCCATCTTCCTCATTCATTTCCACTATCTGAAACCAAATCATCATGGGTGTTAAAGAAGTTCATAGTCTCTAAATGCTTAGATGCATAAGTTATGGAGAAGCAAGTATGCCACTTTACTAACCGTAATAGGCTCTCCCAAGTAGAAATGCCAAGTTTCTGCACATGGGATTCGATGAAGTTTTGACACATTCCCAGATGGTAATAAGAAGTAAATGCATGAGTTCACAGCCCGTTCTACCTTATCTATTAATAGACATTAAGATACTATCCATAACACATTCATAGTTCATACTACTAAGAAAACTGAAGACCAACAAATAAGACAAATGGATTATGTGATTGTCAATAACATTAATAAACTATCGAATAAAAAACTATACGTAACAAAAACACAACTTAAAGCAGAATCATAAGaatcaattttataaaaataaatgaaaaccaACATAAGAAATTGTGGAAATAAATTCAAAACGATTTAGTTAGATGGTAAAGATGAATacaagaaagagagaagagtgACTAACATTGGGGTGGGAGTTGAGACTTTGAGAGCATAACAGAATTGTCTCTGAAAGTTTCGAAGTAGAATCCACCTTCTTCTGGGTGTGGAGCCAGATTCAATTTGGCCATAATTTGTGAAGCAGTAGCCATCGATATTCTCTCTAATTTCTAGGAATGAAAATATTCTGTCACTAATATTATGCCTACCTAACACACCCTCTCTTCTttctgtctttttttttttttctttttgaaaattgaCTTCATCAAGTTAACGTCCAAGCCTGCAAGGAAGAAATCCACGTGTTAACGCTATATATCCTAATCCACGTGGCTTCACTACAGTACCCTTgtataattgaaaaagaaacTTTTTTTTAGTGCTAGTATTGACCTGTCAAGATATGCTAGTGGAAGCATCTCTAATTCATGTGTCAAGATATAGACTATGAAggattataaaatattatgtattacataaaaattacaaaataattagAGAAGAACAAGAACAAAAACACTTAATAACACACAATGAAATCTTTTTCCTAATAATCATATAAACCTTAGGGAAATTTT is a window from the Cannabis sativa cultivar Pink pepper isolate KNU-18-1 chromosome 1, ASM2916894v1, whole genome shotgun sequence genome containing:
- the LOC115705405 gene encoding sm-like protein LSM1B isoform X2 — its product is MVFGGFFQYLNRKIIAPSMSLAASDDIFLSTSLASYLDKKLLVLLRDGRKLLGLLRSFDQFANVILEGACERAIVGDIYCDIPLGLYVIRGENVVLIGELDLDREELPPHMTQVSEEEIKRAQKVEKDASDLKGTMRKRMEFLDFD
- the LOC115705405 gene encoding sm-like protein LSM1B isoform X1, whose translation is MGMELVAGLFWCLHFVFGASNTNTKTIKMTTLEEYLELYVNSELVDLSVLVLLYDNTVLLLAEKLLVLLRDGRKLLGLLRSFDQFANVILEGACERAIVGDIYCDIPLGLYVIRGENVVLIGELDLDREELPPHMTQVSEEEIKRAQKVEKDASDLKGTMRKRMEFLDFD
- the LOC115705403 gene encoding uncharacterized protein LOC115705403, which produces MATASQIMAKLNLAPHPEEGGFYFETFRDNSVMLSKSQLPPQYKVERAVNSCIYFLLPSGNVSKLHRIPCAETWHFYLGEPITIVEMNEEDGEVKLTCLGPDLIGDNQQPQCTVPPNVWFGAFPTKDFSIGTDGTLLKAATRDGESHYSLVGCTCAPAFQFDDFELAKRSELVARFPKSEPLISLLTFPE